A window of Diabrotica virgifera virgifera chromosome 9, PGI_DIABVI_V3a contains these coding sequences:
- the LOC114334813 gene encoding uncharacterized protein LOC114334813, which produces MGRNKKPAILIPNNMRKKRRCNRSFLRASVIEAFQNLENEVPNRSNLTNTKFPTVNFVRRSGAARTHEVPKKITKNRPTLQPINEKTMITKDHKLVRPSISIVPLNKLERPSISLEPLDKLVLPSISVEPLDKLVRPSISVVPLDKLVRPAETISLVPLDRPVRPAETMSVVPLDKLEQPLVNNKNSSQCLNEKDIKLAVLDTPEEHQNDEDFKCIKDNKCKPVQPLADNRNTSQYLNERVNQLAVLDIPKEYLNDEDFKCIPDVSITLVQPLADTKNTSQCLNQRDNKLAVLDTPNEYLNDDYKCIKNISTKPVQPLADTKNTSQCFNETVNKLSVLDIPKEYLNDWDFKCTLDVSITLVQHLTDNKNNSQCLNERVNKLAVLDIPKEYLNDEDFKCITDVSTKCQLNESDMDVIEWILQNELDYSIIFPTISEKDQGDWNDLEPSI; this is translated from the exons ATG GGACGAAATAAGAAACCTGCGATCCTCATTCCCAACAATATGCGCAAAAAACGTAGATGTAATAGATCGTTTCTACGAGCATCTGTGATAGAGGCTTTCCAAAACCTAGAAAACGAGGTTCCTAATAGATCAAACTTAACCAATACAAAGTTTCCAACAGTTAATTTTGTTCGCCGGTCCGGAGCAGCCCGAACCCATGAAGTACCAAAGAAAATCACCAAAAATCGGCCTACTTTACAGCCGATAAACGAGAAGACCATGATCACGAAAGATCATAAACTAGTACGACCTTCGATCTCAATTGTACCCTTAAATAAACTAGAACGACCTTCGATCTCACTTGAACCTTTAGATAAACTAGTACTACCTTCGATCTCAGTTGAACCTTTAGATAAACTAGTACGACCTTCGATCTCAGTTGTACCTTTAGATAAACTAGTACGACCTGCTGAAACTATCTCACTCGTACCGTTAGATAGACCGGTACGACCTGCGGAAACTATGTCAGTCGTACCTTTAGATAAACTAGAACAACCcttagttaataataaaaactcTAGTCAATGTTTGAACGAAAAAGATATCAAACTAGCAGTACTAGATACACCAGAAGAGCATCAGAATGATGAAGATTTTAAGTGTATTAAAGATAATAAATGTAAACCAGTACAACCTCTAGCTGATAACAGAAACACTAGTCAGTATTTGAACGAAAGAGTTAACCAACTAGCAGTACTAGATATACCAAAAGAGTACCTGAATGATGAAGATTTTAAGTGTATTCCAGATGTTTCAATTACACTAGTACAACCTTTAGCTGATACCAAAAACACTAGTCAATGCTTGAACCAAAGAGATAACAAACTAGCAGTACTAGATACACCAAATGAGTACCTGAATGATGATTAtaagtgtattaaaaatatttcaaccAAACCAGTACAACCTCTAGCTGATACCAAAAACACTAGTCAATGTTTCAACGAAACAGTTAACAAGCTATCAGTACTAGATATACCAAAAGAGTACCTAAACGATTGGGATTTTAAGTGTACTCTAGATGTTTCAATTACACTAGTACAACATTTAACTGATAACAAAAACAATAGTCAATGTTTGAACGAAAGAGTTAACAAACTAGCAGTACTAGATATACCAAAAGAGTACTTGAACGACGAAGATTTTAAGTGTATTACAGATGTTTCAACTAAGTGCCAACTGAATGAAAGCGATATGGATGTGATTGAATGGATCCTACAAAACGAATTGGATTATTCCATTATTTTTCCAACTATCAGTGAGAAAGATCAAGGTGACTGGAATGATTTGGAACCGTCTATTTAG